In Chitinophaga sp. HK235, a single window of DNA contains:
- a CDS encoding DUF6549 family protein — protein MRNIPLFVAALLAILLLYRECGRIVNPIQPLITSIDTPIVQHYRDAEGLQHAVTAVSTNKALAPVAAISKKVTVKPEKIQQVTNAVTITSDTIPAIAVNHVQDTTVFYYEDDWISIHGVLHDSVQITYKMRDSIWLAAYQKKEGLFRKATYIDGFSANPHTTITGLKSINLNTLNRRQARLSIGPSIGYYYAGGKFQWSAGIGMQYNIIRF, from the coding sequence GTGAGAAACATTCCATTGTTTGTTGCTGCCCTGTTAGCGATACTGCTGCTATACCGGGAATGCGGCAGAATTGTTAACCCCATACAGCCGTTGATAACTTCCATAGACACTCCGATAGTACAACACTATCGGGATGCAGAAGGACTACAGCATGCTGTAACCGCTGTCAGTACCAACAAAGCGTTAGCACCTGTTGCAGCTATCAGCAAAAAGGTTACTGTTAAACCTGAAAAAATACAACAGGTCACCAACGCTGTAACCATTACATCGGATACCATACCCGCGATAGCAGTCAATCACGTACAGGACACGACGGTGTTTTATTACGAAGACGACTGGATTAGCATCCATGGCGTATTGCACGACTCGGTTCAGATTACCTACAAGATGCGTGACAGTATCTGGCTGGCAGCATACCAAAAGAAAGAAGGGCTTTTCAGAAAAGCTACCTATATCGATGGTTTCAGCGCCAATCCCCATACCACCATCACCGGTTTAAAATCGATCAACTTAAATACGCTGAACCGCCGGCAGGCCAGGCTTTCCATAGGACCCTCCATCGGCTATTATTATGCAGGAGGAAAGTTTCAATGGAGCGCGGGTATCGGTATGCAATACAATATCATCCGTTTTTAA
- a CDS encoding DUF2586 family protein produces MARPKVNISTTNGNLGGLAPNVDGVCGLIMAIPQAPTSGFGTPVLIKSKKQAGEELAQATNALALTAINDGFFAEAAEGSKLYCLFVAAATTMEDMLLPANADKLLTFANGTISLLGLAKFPASGYTPVVTDGIDADVVKAADAAQILSTKWFNLRKPFRALLQGFGFTTPSSVKSYAAEKKDNIGIVLGTVNGNGPHALLLALGRASGMPVQRNIGRVKSGSLKLQESAVVKIGDKNVDALDSVDLDTLWEKRYITFERNEAAPGYLFNDDNMLGSLTSDFSSLRNGRTIDKAVRIAYEVYYNELKNDVDVDDNGRLSSAIEAALSLNIEEAIGRRMAGEISQNNDGTPAVEALVNPDPSTYAGLYSAAGIDSPDFNILATNLVYIFVRIRPKGCLKYIDVFLGYTAA; encoded by the coding sequence ATGGCAAGACCAAAAGTAAATATTTCAACAACTAACGGCAACCTTGGTGGTTTAGCCCCTAATGTAGACGGCGTGTGCGGCCTTATCATGGCCATCCCGCAAGCACCCACCAGTGGCTTCGGTACACCGGTACTGATCAAGAGCAAAAAACAGGCAGGTGAAGAATTAGCCCAGGCCACCAATGCACTGGCACTGACTGCTATCAACGATGGATTTTTTGCAGAAGCAGCCGAAGGCAGCAAACTGTATTGCCTGTTCGTAGCAGCAGCCACCACTATGGAAGACATGTTACTTCCAGCTAACGCAGATAAACTGCTGACGTTCGCCAATGGTACTATCAGCCTGCTCGGCCTCGCTAAATTCCCTGCATCTGGCTACACGCCTGTCGTTACCGATGGTATCGATGCAGATGTTGTAAAAGCTGCAGATGCAGCGCAGATACTGTCCACCAAATGGTTCAACCTGCGCAAACCATTCCGTGCCCTCCTCCAGGGTTTTGGTTTCACAACCCCTTCCAGCGTAAAAAGTTATGCTGCTGAAAAGAAAGACAACATCGGTATCGTTCTCGGCACCGTCAACGGCAATGGCCCCCATGCTTTGCTGCTGGCCCTCGGAAGAGCTTCCGGCATGCCTGTTCAGCGTAACATCGGCAGGGTTAAAAGCGGTAGCCTGAAACTCCAGGAAAGTGCTGTCGTTAAAATCGGTGACAAAAACGTGGACGCCCTGGATAGCGTTGATCTCGACACCCTCTGGGAAAAACGTTACATCACCTTTGAACGCAACGAGGCAGCACCTGGTTATCTGTTTAATGACGATAATATGCTCGGCTCCCTTACCAGCGACTTCAGTTCTCTGCGCAATGGCCGTACCATTGACAAAGCAGTGCGTATCGCCTATGAAGTGTACTACAACGAGTTGAAAAATGATGTGGACGTAGACGACAATGGCCGCCTGAGCAGCGCCATCGAAGCAGCACTGTCATTAAACATCGAAGAAGCCATCGGCCGCAGAATGGCAGGTGAAATCAGCCAGAATAATGATGGCACGCCTGCAGTAGAAGCCCTGGTAAACCCCGATCCATCCACCTATGCAGGTCTGTACAGCGCTGCCGGTATCGACAGCCCGGATTTCAATATCCTCGCTACAAACCTGGTGTACATCTTCGTACGTATCCGTCCGAAAGGTTGCCTCAAATACATCGATGTATTCCTGGGATACACCGCTGCTTAA
- a CDS encoding Mu transposase C-terminal domain-containing protein: MKFDSRNRLCIEGHEFIKTKENPGGLVPKGTYDSLKSRNRIEVLERGGNGRSVLIVYASLPEVYKELIVTKYGDPHAYLCKQPLLHLIRKDPRAEKFFLDYRYDENKCLPAGHVEKYVIAAAWLDMLVQVCKEKYFIRKQLGISKETFWKTVLELIVTHDILLPHSYKRLNKKIRQYEELGYACLIDWRFGNQNSAKIKDELSESMLLELIAHPNQHDDTVIARAYNQWASQHAYAAITAATVGNHRRNNYYQLQLFREGSAAWYNQFGKQTKRNRPSAPLLLVGSDDNDVDLYFRDEHASNEQQLVTRYYHRFKAVVISDAFNDYPLGYFYADSISTDLVKMAWLDAMYHIHQLTGAWYLPHQLQTDRWNLKALESFYQQIDAGYFPAAARAPRSKYIERTFGKRWHQHLRRFDNYAGNNITSRSRLNPDHLAKQKKLFPEKEEAFPILQTFIEGLRQERNPATGRTRQEDWIASFNASASSKQRCITDEQLLLIFGVPHTHSNTITNGGIRMTIKGRTHEYEIPDALYLRNVGKKVQLIYDPFDLSRILVTDGQQLRFVAHTQQKLPAARADYQEGDEARLWQHLHNKKELVKMITDKKRNRETLLEKNKANAAALLQARVMIKEIKQQAEDNVQEFIPSATSDFDPLDLM; this comes from the coding sequence ATGAAGTTTGATTCCCGTAACAGATTGTGCATAGAAGGGCACGAATTTATAAAAACAAAGGAGAACCCCGGAGGCCTTGTCCCCAAAGGAACCTATGATTCTTTAAAAAGCAGGAACAGGATAGAAGTGCTGGAACGCGGCGGCAATGGCCGTTCCGTACTGATTGTATATGCATCTTTACCCGAGGTATATAAAGAGCTGATTGTAACAAAATACGGCGACCCGCATGCTTATCTATGCAAGCAGCCCCTGCTCCATCTAATCAGGAAAGATCCGCGTGCTGAAAAATTTTTCCTGGACTATCGTTATGATGAAAACAAATGTCTGCCTGCCGGGCATGTGGAAAAGTACGTCATAGCTGCTGCCTGGCTGGATATGCTGGTACAGGTATGCAAGGAAAAATATTTCATCCGGAAACAGCTGGGCATCAGTAAGGAAACATTCTGGAAAACCGTACTGGAGTTGATTGTCACGCATGATATTCTATTACCTCACAGCTATAAAAGACTGAACAAAAAAATCAGACAGTATGAGGAATTGGGCTATGCCTGCCTGATAGACTGGCGGTTTGGTAACCAGAACAGTGCGAAGATAAAAGATGAATTATCAGAATCGATGTTACTGGAGCTGATTGCGCATCCCAATCAACATGATGATACGGTAATTGCCAGGGCCTATAACCAATGGGCCAGCCAGCATGCTTATGCAGCTATCACCGCTGCCACAGTAGGTAATCACAGACGCAACAATTATTATCAGCTGCAACTTTTCCGGGAAGGCAGTGCTGCATGGTACAACCAATTTGGTAAACAAACGAAACGGAACCGTCCATCCGCGCCGCTGTTGCTCGTTGGTTCTGATGATAACGATGTAGACCTGTATTTCAGGGATGAACATGCAAGTAACGAACAACAGCTTGTTACCCGCTACTACCACCGGTTTAAAGCAGTTGTTATCAGCGACGCTTTTAATGATTATCCGCTGGGCTACTTTTATGCAGATAGTATCAGTACCGATCTTGTAAAAATGGCCTGGCTGGATGCAATGTATCACATACATCAGCTTACCGGTGCCTGGTACCTCCCACATCAACTGCAAACAGACAGATGGAATCTGAAGGCACTGGAATCCTTTTACCAACAGATCGATGCCGGATATTTTCCTGCAGCAGCAAGAGCTCCCCGCTCCAAATATATAGAACGGACGTTTGGTAAACGCTGGCATCAGCACCTGCGTCGCTTCGATAACTATGCAGGCAACAACATTACTTCCCGTAGCCGTCTCAATCCTGATCATCTGGCAAAACAAAAAAAACTTTTCCCCGAAAAAGAAGAAGCCTTTCCTATACTGCAAACCTTTATTGAAGGCTTACGCCAGGAGAGAAATCCTGCAACAGGCCGCACCCGCCAGGAAGACTGGATAGCTTCCTTTAATGCCAGCGCCTCATCCAAACAACGGTGTATTACAGACGAACAGCTACTGCTGATTTTCGGCGTGCCCCATACGCATAGCAACACAATCACCAACGGTGGCATACGTATGACCATAAAAGGCCGGACCCACGAATATGAAATACCGGATGCCCTGTACCTCCGGAATGTAGGAAAAAAGGTACAGCTGATATATGACCCGTTTGATCTGTCACGGATACTTGTTACGGACGGGCAGCAACTACGTTTTGTTGCACATACACAGCAAAAACTGCCTGCCGCCCGCGCCGACTATCAGGAAGGCGATGAAGCACGCCTCTGGCAGCATCTGCATAACAAAAAAGAGCTGGTGAAAATGATAACAGATAAAAAAAGAAACCGGGAAACCCTGCTGGAAAAAAACAAAGCGAATGCCGCTGCTCTCTTGCAAGCCCGGGTAATGATCAAAGAAATAAAGCAACAAGCCGAAGACAACGTACAGGAATTTATTCCATCAGCAACATCCGATTTCGATCCCCTCGATTTAATGTAA
- a CDS encoding CHAP domain-containing protein, whose amino-acid sequence MTLAEKVLAVALSQEGVEEHPRGSNAGPEVNQYLKSVGLGPGYPWCMAFVYWCMQQATTALGVKNELTKTGGVLLQWRTTGMKKVQTSRSVIPGAIFIMEYGNGFGHTGFVISVDGNKVYTIEGNTNDQGSREGFTVAKRIRPATSFKGFLIP is encoded by the coding sequence ATGACACTGGCAGAAAAAGTATTAGCTGTAGCCCTTTCCCAGGAGGGTGTTGAAGAGCATCCCAGGGGAAGTAATGCAGGACCTGAAGTAAATCAGTATCTCAAAAGTGTGGGATTAGGTCCTGGTTATCCATGGTGCATGGCATTTGTATACTGGTGTATGCAACAGGCTACCACCGCATTGGGTGTAAAAAATGAACTGACTAAAACCGGAGGCGTCTTGCTGCAGTGGCGTACCACCGGCATGAAAAAAGTTCAGACTTCCAGAAGTGTAATACCTGGCGCCATCTTCATCATGGAATACGGCAATGGCTTCGGTCACACCGGTTTCGTTATCAGCGTCGACGGCAACAAGGTATATACTATCGAGGGCAACACCAATGACCAGGGTAGCCGTGAAGGCTTTACAGTGGCCAAAAGAATACGGCCGGCAACATCCTTCAAAGGTTTCCTCATCCCCTAG
- a CDS encoding ATP-binding protein — MKKQAVMPAWHFVETIASQTLDAYFEDAKMYGNVFAITGAAGSGKTFSAQRFSTTEPSVIHLECAEHWNRKIFLRKILTAMHKEPQGYNVGDLLDEIVSHLLVMEEPLLILDEADKLSDQVLYFFITLYNLLRGKCGIVMMATNHLVKRMERGRRLNRKGYTEIYSRLGRRIIQLPSLNKQEIIAICEANGISEQPAAVEIFHECEGDMRRLEREVHKRKRKMLKQTQK; from the coding sequence ATGAAAAAGCAAGCTGTAATGCCGGCCTGGCATTTCGTGGAAACTATTGCCTCCCAAACACTGGACGCATATTTCGAAGATGCAAAAATGTATGGGAATGTGTTTGCTATCACAGGCGCAGCTGGTTCCGGTAAAACCTTTTCTGCACAAAGGTTTTCCACCACAGAGCCTTCGGTTATACACCTGGAATGTGCAGAGCACTGGAACCGTAAAATATTTCTCAGAAAAATACTGACAGCCATGCATAAAGAACCACAGGGCTACAATGTAGGTGACCTGCTGGATGAAATTGTATCCCATTTACTGGTGATGGAAGAACCCTTACTGATCCTCGATGAAGCAGATAAACTCAGTGATCAGGTATTGTATTTTTTTATCACGCTGTACAACCTGCTCAGAGGAAAATGCGGCATTGTGATGATGGCCACCAACCACCTGGTAAAACGAATGGAAAGAGGACGCAGACTTAACCGTAAAGGATATACGGAAATTTATTCCCGTTTAGGCCGGCGTATTATTCAGCTCCCCTCCCTCAATAAACAGGAAATCATCGCTATCTGTGAAGCCAATGGCATCAGTGAGCAGCCAGCTGCTGTAGAAATCTTTCATGAATGTGAAGGAGATATGCGCCGTCTTGAAAGAGAAGTGCATAAACGGAAACGTAAAATGCTCAAACAGACCCAAAAATAA